A window from Sphingobacterium hotanense encodes these proteins:
- a CDS encoding ABC transporter substrate-binding protein, producing MISVQNHQQPLSGNKLKQNILRNTAFAAALGLVLSVSSCTPKVGVLRSPDVYGGAVGSEKGKEEKKEEAKTAEEKKATKANNSIALLLPFQLDRVAVNSMSEEDVKRSALALDFYQGFQLGMNEATKKSGDYALKVMDTQDSEMRNVSLAASKDVQDAILIVGPVYPKEIRSFGKSHTNKNVLQVNPLAAAMPTEFNQSNLVSITPPIRIHMRAVANEVASKYRTGDVVLVFDARDNDHRQFIAGIDEEIKKVNPAIVVKHVTTVSQLTAAMPDLETAFVITGTTEKNQLRSLISGLDAKVREGFAIKLFGHPLWDRFDFGPYSNFYRMDPTITGESHLKVWSTEVQNFQRNYKNQFKVDPSDFAYKGYDAGKYFTNLLNKYGADYADKLQNEGFNGIFSNYKFKYNQQWGYVNEGVQLRTYRNGSFQ from the coding sequence ATGATATCAGTTCAAAACCACCAGCAACCATTGAGTGGGAATAAACTAAAACAAAACATTTTAAGAAATACAGCATTCGCGGCAGCACTAGGCTTAGTGCTGTCCGTGAGTTCTTGTACCCCAAAAGTCGGTGTGCTCCGCTCGCCAGATGTTTATGGTGGTGCAGTAGGCAGCGAGAAGGGCAAAGAGGAGAAGAAAGAAGAGGCGAAAACTGCCGAAGAAAAGAAAGCAACGAAAGCTAACAATAGTATTGCTTTATTGTTACCATTCCAACTGGATCGCGTAGCGGTTAACTCCATGAGTGAGGAAGATGTCAAACGTTCTGCTTTAGCATTGGATTTCTATCAAGGATTTCAGTTGGGGATGAACGAGGCGACAAAGAAGAGCGGCGACTATGCATTGAAGGTTATGGATACCCAAGATAGCGAAATGCGTAATGTATCGCTGGCGGCTTCCAAAGATGTTCAGGACGCGATCCTTATCGTAGGTCCGGTTTATCCAAAGGAGATCCGCTCGTTTGGAAAGAGCCATACCAATAAAAATGTGCTTCAAGTAAATCCGTTAGCTGCGGCAATGCCTACGGAATTTAATCAATCGAATCTTGTTTCTATCACGCCTCCAATTCGTATTCACATGCGCGCCGTTGCTAACGAGGTCGCATCTAAATATAGAACTGGAGATGTTGTTTTAGTATTCGACGCACGTGATAATGATCATCGACAGTTCATTGCTGGTATCGACGAAGAGATTAAGAAAGTGAATCCTGCAATCGTGGTGAAGCATGTTACCACGGTCTCGCAATTGACGGCAGCTATGCCTGATCTGGAGACTGCTTTCGTAATTACCGGAACGACAGAGAAGAATCAATTACGTTCTTTAATTTCTGGCTTAGATGCGAAAGTAAGAGAAGGATTTGCCATCAAATTATTCGGACACCCACTTTGGGATCGCTTCGACTTCGGACCCTATTCTAACTTTTATAGAATGGACCCGACTATTACAGGTGAGAGTCATTTAAAAGTGTGGAGCACAGAAGTTCAGAATTTCCAACGTAATTATAAAAACCAGTTCAAGGTTGATCCTTCCGATTTCGCATATAAGGGATACGACGCTGGAAAATACTTCACCAACTTGTTGAACAAGTATGGTGCTGACTATGCAGACAAATTACAAAACGAAGGATTTAACGGTATTTTTAGCAACTATAAGTTTAAATATAACCAGCAATGGGGATATGTAAATGAAGGTGTTCAGCTAAGAACCTACCGTAATGGTTCTTTCCAATAA
- a CDS encoding DUF5362 family protein — protein sequence MDNFEQNQEQPSGHFAPNPSPFLELTPLSIEYLREVAKWARFLSIVGLIGIGLSVIAYIFLGVTLSAAPLALDDTGAAKGMAGVTGLMFIPGVIIMLIYILPIWWLYQFSTKLGEAINFKNSQVLETSFQFLKKHYKFIGILVVVMLALYILLFVGAIIAGISGALINM from the coding sequence ATGGACAACTTCGAACAAAACCAAGAGCAGCCTTCTGGCCATTTTGCACCTAACCCCAGCCCTTTTCTTGAATTAACACCTTTAAGTATTGAATACCTGCGCGAAGTAGCCAAATGGGCAAGATTTCTAAGTATAGTCGGACTAATCGGAATCGGTTTATCAGTGATAGCCTATATTTTTCTTGGTGTCACCCTCAGTGCCGCGCCTCTAGCACTCGACGACACTGGTGCAGCCAAAGGCATGGCAGGAGTTACCGGGCTGATGTTTATTCCCGGAGTAATCATTATGCTTATTTACATCCTCCCAATTTGGTGGCTATATCAGTTTTCAACCAAATTAGGAGAAGCAATAAACTTCAAAAACAGCCAAGTCTTAGAAACTTCATTCCAGTTTCTTAAAAAGCACTATAAGTTTATCGGTATTCTTGTAGTCGTAATGTTGGCACTTTATATCTTACTATTCGTCGGTGCTATTATCGCAGGAATTTCTGGAGCATTGATCAACATGTAA
- a CDS encoding SelT/SelW/SelH family protein, protein MKPTIRIEYCPKCGWMLRAAYMAQELLTTFTDDVYGIILQPSEISGRYTIYVDDELIFDRKREGRFPEIKELKQLVRNRVNPEKFLGHSDSK, encoded by the coding sequence TTGAAACCAACAATCCGCATAGAATATTGCCCTAAATGTGGTTGGATGCTTCGAGCTGCTTACATGGCTCAAGAGCTGCTGACCACATTTACGGATGATGTTTATGGTATCATACTTCAGCCAAGCGAAATAAGCGGCCGTTACACAATTTACGTGGATGATGAGCTGATCTTTGACCGGAAAAGAGAAGGTCGATTCCCGGAAATTAAAGAACTTAAACAATTGGTTCGCAATAGGGTAAACCCTGAAAAGTTCTTAGGTCACTCCGACTCCAAGTAA
- a CDS encoding RsmB/NOP family class I SAM-dependent RNA methyltransferase, whose translation MEYNSKRVHQQVRNFERTLDGYHFQEPFSRYLTQFYKNNKQMGSSDRRMNSRYCYNVFRLGRAFEDLPLTERLAIAEYLCEKESVVVHEFKPDWVNKGFTDLQDKIDFISSLYGEFLSKVFPLSDHLSPSIGKDEFISSHFIQPDLFIRLKRGSETIVKQGLEDQAISFLEAGPQTLVMSNGINLQALKKIQGLYEVQDYSSQQSLNAVQAKANETWWDACAASGGKSLLLLDKFPHINLMVSDVRSSILRNLDERFDLAGIKKPYRKKILDLNNPVDHIMANERFDGLIIDAPCSGSGTWGRTPEILSKFREDELQRFSTLQKRIVKHAIPYLKTGKSLIYITCSVYKEENEEVVSFIENELNLKLESMTPILGYDRKADSMFTAKFIKP comes from the coding sequence TTGGAATACAACAGTAAGCGAGTTCATCAACAAGTTCGCAATTTCGAACGCACCTTAGATGGGTATCATTTCCAAGAACCTTTCTCTAGATATCTAACACAGTTTTATAAAAATAATAAGCAGATGGGTTCATCCGATAGAAGGATGAACTCCAGATACTGCTATAATGTATTCCGTTTAGGACGCGCTTTCGAAGATCTTCCTTTAACAGAGCGCTTAGCAATTGCCGAGTATCTTTGTGAGAAAGAAAGTGTTGTGGTTCATGAGTTTAAACCTGATTGGGTAAATAAAGGCTTTACGGATCTGCAAGATAAGATTGACTTTATTAGTTCATTATATGGTGAGTTTTTAAGCAAGGTATTTCCGCTGTCGGATCATTTGTCGCCCAGCATTGGAAAAGATGAATTTATCAGTTCTCATTTTATACAACCCGATCTTTTTATCCGCCTAAAGCGGGGCAGTGAAACGATCGTAAAGCAGGGATTAGAGGATCAAGCTATCTCTTTTTTAGAGGCAGGTCCCCAAACCTTAGTAATGAGCAATGGCATTAATCTGCAGGCTTTAAAGAAGATTCAGGGCTTATACGAGGTGCAGGATTATTCGTCGCAACAGAGTTTAAACGCCGTGCAAGCCAAGGCTAATGAAACATGGTGGGATGCCTGTGCCGCGTCGGGTGGTAAATCGCTGTTATTGTTAGATAAATTTCCGCATATCAATCTGATGGTTTCGGATGTTCGTTCGAGTATCCTCAGAAATTTAGATGAACGCTTTGACCTCGCAGGAATCAAAAAGCCTTATCGCAAAAAGATATTGGATTTAAATAATCCGGTTGATCATATCATGGCAAATGAGCGCTTTGATGGTCTCATCATAGATGCGCCATGTTCCGGCTCAGGGACATGGGGAAGAACGCCTGAGATCCTCTCTAAGTTCCGTGAGGATGAGCTTCAAAGGTTCTCAACGTTACAAAAGCGCATTGTGAAGCATGCTATTCCTTATTTGAAGACTGGAAAGAGTTTGATTTATATCACCTGTTCGGTATATAAAGAGGAGAATGAGGAGGTTGTTTCTTTCATTGAAAACGAACTTAACCTTAAGCTGGAAAGCATGACGCCCATATTAGGATACGATCGTAAAGCGGATTCCATGTTTACGGCTAAGTTCATTAAGCCTTAA
- a CDS encoding c-type cytochrome, producing MKNKIITLCTLFGLIAGLSAFNYQQEEKRPTNLKVLPKNISNEELDKTMKSFNMALGVKCNHCHAPKANGEKGLDFASDAKQEKHIAREMIKMTNKINKKWFKHEYDGVIPNISCNTCHNGKTDAYTVIKEK from the coding sequence ATGAAGAACAAAATTATCACCCTGTGCACCCTATTTGGGTTAATAGCCGGATTAAGTGCTTTTAATTACCAGCAAGAAGAAAAACGCCCGACGAATTTGAAGGTTCTTCCGAAGAATATTTCGAATGAGGAACTGGATAAAACAATGAAATCATTCAATATGGCTCTAGGTGTTAAATGTAATCATTGTCATGCTCCAAAAGCTAACGGTGAAAAAGGGCTAGATTTTGCATCCGACGCTAAACAAGAGAAGCACATTGCAAGGGAGATGATCAAAATGACCAATAAAATCAACAAGAAATGGTTCAAACATGAATATGATGGTGTTATTCCGAACATCTCTTGCAACACTTGTCACAACGGCAAAACAGACGCGTATACTGTTATCAAAGAAAAATAA
- the guaA gene encoding glutamine-hydrolyzing GMP synthase → MSEKIIILDFGSQYTQLIARRVRELNVYCEIHPYNNLPAFDDSVKGVIFSGSPYSVRQEEAPQIDFKAIQDKFPLLGVCYGAQYIAQKSGGEVLPSTIREYGRANLQFVDNENELLKGIPVQSQVWMSHGDTIKEVPSNFKIISSTDKVRVAAYHVEGTRTYGIQFHPEVTHSTDGQVLLKNFVIGICGCQQDWTPDAFVDTTVAELKEQLGDDHVIMALSGGVDSTVAAVLLHHAIGERLHCFFVDHGLLRKDEYEQVLESYKHMGLNIKGVNAKELFYSRLAGVSEPEQKRKIIGASFIDVFDEASKQIQSELPAGVEAKWLGQGTIYPDIIESISVKGPSATIKSHHNVGGLPDYMKLKVIEPLKTLFKDEVRRVGKTLDVDPAILGRHPFPGPGLAIRILGDITEEKVRILQEADDIYVRNLKESGWYDKVWQAGTIFLPVQSVGVMGDERTYEHVVALRAVGSLDGMTADWIHLPYDLLAKISNEIINHVKGINRVVYDISSKPPATIEWE, encoded by the coding sequence ATGTCAGAAAAAATAATCATTCTCGATTTTGGATCGCAATATACGCAGCTAATCGCACGTCGCGTAAGGGAACTTAATGTTTATTGTGAAATCCATCCATACAACAATCTACCTGCTTTTGATGACTCAGTAAAGGGTGTGATCTTCTCTGGTAGTCCTTACTCCGTTCGTCAGGAGGAAGCTCCTCAAATTGATTTCAAAGCTATTCAAGACAAATTCCCATTACTAGGGGTTTGTTATGGTGCTCAATATATCGCGCAGAAATCCGGAGGCGAAGTGTTGCCTTCGACCATTCGTGAGTATGGCCGTGCGAATCTACAGTTCGTAGACAACGAGAATGAATTATTAAAAGGTATTCCTGTGCAGTCTCAAGTATGGATGTCGCATGGTGATACGATCAAAGAAGTTCCTTCAAACTTCAAGATCATTTCGAGTACTGACAAAGTTCGCGTTGCTGCCTACCATGTAGAAGGAACAAGAACATACGGTATACAATTCCACCCTGAGGTTACTCATAGTACGGATGGTCAGGTTCTATTAAAGAACTTTGTCATTGGTATCTGTGGTTGCCAGCAAGACTGGACTCCTGATGCTTTCGTAGATACTACAGTTGCTGAGTTAAAAGAGCAATTGGGTGATGACCATGTGATCATGGCATTATCTGGTGGTGTTGACTCAACGGTTGCTGCAGTATTATTGCATCATGCAATTGGCGAGAGACTACACTGTTTCTTCGTAGACCATGGCTTATTGCGTAAAGATGAGTACGAGCAGGTGTTGGAATCTTACAAGCATATGGGCTTGAACATTAAAGGTGTAAATGCGAAGGAATTATTCTACTCGCGTTTGGCAGGTGTTTCTGAACCGGAACAAAAGAGAAAGATAATTGGTGCTTCCTTTATCGACGTATTCGATGAGGCATCAAAACAAATACAAAGCGAACTTCCTGCAGGTGTAGAAGCTAAATGGTTGGGACAAGGAACTATTTATCCAGATATTATTGAATCTATTTCGGTAAAAGGTCCTTCGGCTACGATCAAGTCTCACCACAACGTTGGAGGTTTACCTGATTACATGAAACTCAAAGTAATTGAGCCGCTTAAGACTTTATTTAAAGACGAAGTACGCCGAGTAGGGAAGACTTTGGACGTAGATCCAGCTATCTTGGGTAGACATCCTTTCCCGGGCCCTGGCTTAGCGATTCGTATTTTAGGCGATATCACTGAAGAAAAGGTACGAATTTTGCAAGAAGCAGATGACATATATGTCCGCAACTTGAAAGAGTCCGGATGGTATGATAAGGTTTGGCAAGCAGGAACGATATTCTTGCCTGTACAATCGGTCGGCGTAATGGGCGATGAGCGTACTTATGAACACGTGGTTGCTTTACGTGCGGTAGGCTCGTTAGATGGAATGACGGCTGATTGGATTCACTTACCTTATGATCTACTTGCTAAAATTTCAAATGAAATTATTAATCATGTTAAAGGAATCAATAGAGTCGTGTATGATATCAGTTCAAAACCACCAGCAACCATTGAGTGGGAATAA
- a CDS encoding carboxylesterase family protein, translating to MGNKKIKRSIFLTALLVFSVCYSSFAQLKAYNEKSGYSYWVRMPKEVAKKEKVPVIIFLHGRSLSGHDLSRVKRYGVLRAIERGKDLDAIVVAPQTANGWDPDKVMEVLDKVEKDYPVDKERIYVCGMSMGGYGTIDVAGKYPDRIAAAVAICGGGTLSYACNLTQVPLWIQHGSADRAVPASESKKIYNAIKKCDKNADATLTIIPGGTHGSVERLFHGEKIYDFMFRHSKGS from the coding sequence ATGGGAAACAAAAAAATCAAAAGATCTATCTTTTTAACCGCTTTATTGGTGTTTAGTGTGTGTTACTCTTCCTTTGCACAGTTGAAAGCGTATAACGAAAAATCAGGATACTCATACTGGGTTCGTATGCCAAAGGAGGTAGCTAAAAAAGAAAAAGTTCCGGTAATTATCTTCCTACATGGCCGTAGCCTCTCTGGGCATGACTTGTCTCGCGTTAAGCGTTACGGGGTCTTGCGTGCAATCGAAAGAGGGAAGGACCTTGACGCAATTGTCGTTGCCCCACAAACAGCCAACGGTTGGGATCCGGATAAAGTAATGGAAGTATTGGATAAGGTAGAGAAGGATTACCCCGTTGATAAAGAGCGTATTTATGTTTGTGGAATGAGCATGGGCGGATACGGCACCATCGATGTTGCCGGTAAATATCCGGACCGTATCGCAGCTGCTGTAGCGATCTGCGGCGGAGGAACATTAAGTTATGCCTGCAATCTAACGCAAGTTCCATTATGGATTCAGCACGGAAGTGCCGATCGCGCAGTGCCAGCATCCGAATCCAAAAAAATATACAACGCAATCAAGAAATGCGATAAGAACGCAGATGCGACCCTAACCATCATCCCCGGCGGAACGCATGGTAGCGTAGAGCGCCTTTTCCATGGCGAAAAGATATATGATTTCATGTTCAGACATTCAAAGGGTTCGTAG
- a CDS encoding head GIN domain-containing protein: protein MKKTVFLFFMAIGLFTQAVNGQIKQQINAISTLEVTDRIWVTVVPSDRNELEITGELADKVEAVFSNNELRLKMKAGYYLKGNQASVVIYTPTVSKIIARKGAEVNFEEETLKNARLDIFANEGAEIRAKIESQQVEVESNTGSVIDLLGTTDELTVNNTAGGSFFGKDLKAQRALVRTNAGGKTEVFASQAADVQTRAGGVIDVYGDPQQRTHKRIAGGKINFVKGNETL from the coding sequence ATGAAGAAGACAGTATTTTTATTTTTTATGGCGATCGGCCTTTTTACACAGGCGGTAAATGGACAGATTAAACAACAGATTAACGCGATTAGTACGTTAGAAGTAACCGATAGAATTTGGGTAACGGTTGTTCCTAGTGACAGAAATGAGTTGGAAATTACTGGAGAATTGGCGGATAAAGTTGAAGCCGTATTTTCAAACAACGAACTTCGTTTAAAGATGAAAGCTGGATATTATTTAAAGGGAAATCAGGCATCTGTCGTTATTTACACGCCTACGGTTTCCAAAATAATCGCTAGAAAGGGCGCTGAGGTTAATTTTGAGGAAGAAACGCTTAAAAATGCCCGTTTAGATATTTTTGCCAATGAGGGTGCGGAGATTCGTGCTAAGATAGAATCGCAGCAGGTAGAGGTGGAGTCGAACACAGGCTCGGTAATCGATTTATTGGGAACTACGGATGAGCTGACGGTTAATAACACTGCGGGTGGTTCATTCTTTGGTAAGGATTTGAAAGCGCAGCGCGCATTAGTACGTACGAATGCTGGCGGAAAGACGGAGGTGTTCGCGAGCCAAGCTGCGGATGTTCAAACACGGGCAGGTGGTGTTATCGATGTATATGGCGATCCTCAACAACGCACACATAAGCGTATTGCAGGTGGTAAGATTAATTTCGTAAAAGGGAACGAAACACTATAG